The following proteins are co-located in the Rheinheimera salexigens genome:
- a CDS encoding HD-GYP domain-containing protein, translating to MAFKQVPISELSPGSFVVQVLQQSGDIAVKHAGWVRTASAVALLQKKGVQVVLIDPSKQLAAAISPITDNTEPAIAEAPADPILFADEMPRAERLIQQSQQVQSHVLDAAKHGKMIDLSLVHEVSAGISDSIARNQDVLLFLIRMAEQSDALLQHSINCAIYIAAFARHLNLPIDKVQALITAALLHDIGKASYAEPLQQADHLTISKTLKLLQKHPHLAGVVSLWIGQHCAHLDGSGHPKMSSLHIDHGSRMLAIVNNYEKLTSPQQGKFGPLTASRQLLQQSPQQLDSTLLQQFIKCIGIYPPGSVVKLSSGKLALVLENNVKKPLLPKVKLFYHSVHQHHIPVKVVDLAKQQDETIEACIDLKHYNLDIKNYL from the coding sequence ATGGCATTTAAACAAGTTCCTATCTCTGAGTTATCACCAGGAAGCTTTGTGGTACAAGTGCTACAGCAAAGCGGTGATATTGCTGTAAAACATGCCGGCTGGGTAAGAACCGCTTCGGCAGTTGCACTATTGCAAAAAAAAGGGGTACAAGTAGTACTAATCGACCCCAGCAAGCAATTAGCCGCCGCAATTAGCCCAATTACCGACAACACTGAACCAGCAATAGCAGAAGCGCCAGCTGATCCCATACTTTTTGCTGATGAAATGCCCCGAGCAGAACGGCTAATACAACAAAGCCAACAGGTACAAAGCCATGTTTTAGATGCAGCTAAACACGGCAAGATGATTGATCTTAGCTTAGTGCATGAAGTCAGTGCGGGCATCTCCGATTCTATTGCCCGTAATCAAGATGTGTTGTTATTTTTAATCCGCATGGCCGAGCAAAGTGATGCATTACTGCAACATAGTATCAATTGTGCCATCTACATTGCTGCTTTTGCGCGCCACCTAAACTTGCCAATTGATAAAGTGCAGGCATTAATTACGGCTGCGTTATTGCATGATATTGGTAAAGCAAGTTATGCCGAACCGTTGCAGCAAGCGGATCATTTAACCATTTCTAAAACGTTGAAATTACTGCAAAAACATCCACATTTAGCCGGTGTAGTCTCATTGTGGATCGGCCAGCATTGTGCCCACTTAGATGGCTCTGGTCATCCTAAAATGAGTAGTTTGCATATTGATCATGGCAGTAGGATGCTTGCGATTGTCAATAACTATGAAAAATTGACTTCGCCACAACAGGGTAAATTTGGCCCGCTAACGGCATCAAGACAATTATTACAACAATCACCTCAGCAATTAGACTCAACTTTATTACAGCAGTTTATTAAGTGTATTGGCATTTACCCACCGGGATCAGTGGTCAAATTAAGTAGTGGAAAGTTAGCATTAGTATTAGAAAATAATGTTAAAAAGCCATTATTACCTAAAGTAAAATTGTTTTATCACAGCGTCCACCAGCATCATATTCCGGTAAAAGTAGTCGATTTAGCCAAACAGCAAGATGAAACCATCGAGGCTTGTATAGATTTAAAACATTATAATTTAGATATTAAAAACTACCTTTAA
- a CDS encoding general secretion pathway protein GspB yields MSILMDALKQQQPRPAEAQNSNLWRTIALVLGLVLALMVGAAGGYFLVLKSAVTSSSTTTSVPLATTTIPAAEAEPEQILAALASQELTADISTEPLAQKKPAENISALANKPPAVTTDSFKADSFKTQAAIVTVTAPTPEKNSVTTPVTTAAATPATTEVEISAALRDKFSSALRATENNNANHNSKPTRSLTEAPAADVSELAVTIRQSIPSIAFEAHVYATAARQRWVKVNGKTLQENQWVTADIKIKEITAQFVLLEYGNTLFSMAALSSWTQG; encoded by the coding sequence ATGTCAATTCTAATGGATGCGTTAAAACAGCAACAACCCAGACCGGCTGAAGCACAAAACAGCAATCTTTGGCGGACTATAGCGCTAGTATTAGGCTTAGTGTTGGCCTTAATGGTAGGGGCTGCTGGCGGCTACTTTTTAGTATTAAAATCAGCAGTAACATCATCATCAACAACAACATCAGTACCGTTAGCTACAACGACTATACCCGCAGCAGAGGCGGAGCCTGAACAAATATTGGCAGCACTAGCTAGCCAAGAGCTAACAGCAGACATCAGCACAGAGCCTTTAGCTCAAAAAAAGCCTGCAGAAAATATAAGCGCCTTAGCCAATAAACCCCCAGCCGTTACAACCGACAGTTTTAAAGCAGACAGTTTTAAAACCCAGGCCGCGATAGTGACCGTTACCGCGCCTACGCCAGAAAAAAATTCAGTAACAACACCCGTAACAACAGCTGCAGCTACACCTGCAACAACAGAGGTAGAGATTTCTGCTGCACTGCGTGATAAGTTTTCTTCAGCGTTGCGAGCAACAGAAAATAATAATGCTAATCACAATTCAAAGCCAACTCGCAGCTTGACCGAGGCGCCGGCTGCCGATGTTAGTGAGCTTGCAGTTACTATAAGGCAGAGCATACCCAGTATTGCTTTTGAAGCCCATGTTTATGCTACGGCAGCTCGGCAACGTTGGGTAAAGGTGAATGGTAAAACCTTACAAGAAAACCAATGGGTCACGGCAGATATTAAAATTAAAGAAATTACCGCGCAATTTGTGCTATTGGAATATGGCAATACGCTATTTAGTATGGCCGCATTATCAAGCTGGACCCAGGGTTAA
- a CDS encoding ExeA family protein: MYTGFFGLTSAPFSIAPNPDFLYLSPRHAEALAHLRYGLGDAGGFVLLTGEVGTGKTTVSRCLLQELDDSAEVAFILNPTLSELELLAAICDELKIRYKKSDASLKLLGDKIKTRLLKNHQQDKQTLLIIDEAQHLQPAVLEQLRLLTNLETNTRKLLQVILIGQPELQQLLKRNDLRQLAQRITARYHLLPLNQHEVQQYLSYRLKVAGCERPIFTNSAIKKLFQLSGGIPRLVNLMADRALLAAYSQQQALVNEKLVLRAASETLPLTDSVQQAKLPSWFWPLLGCSAIVLGFSLAVILLPLLQK; this comes from the coding sequence ATGTATACCGGATTTTTCGGCTTAACCAGCGCACCTTTTTCAATTGCGCCTAATCCAGATTTTCTCTATTTAAGTCCGCGCCACGCCGAGGCATTAGCGCATTTGCGCTATGGCCTAGGGGATGCGGGGGGCTTTGTGTTATTAACCGGCGAGGTTGGCACCGGTAAAACCACGGTATCGCGTTGTTTATTACAAGAGTTAGATGATAGCGCTGAAGTGGCCTTTATTCTTAATCCTACGTTATCGGAGTTAGAGTTATTAGCCGCTATTTGTGATGAATTAAAAATCCGTTATAAAAAGTCGGATGCCAGTTTAAAGCTACTGGGTGATAAAATTAAAACTCGGTTATTAAAGAATCATCAACAAGACAAACAAACCTTACTGATTATTGATGAAGCCCAACATTTACAACCCGCAGTATTAGAACAGCTTCGATTACTAACCAATTTAGAAACCAATACCCGTAAATTACTCCAGGTCATATTAATTGGTCAGCCAGAATTACAGCAATTACTAAAACGCAATGATTTACGCCAGCTAGCCCAGCGTATTACTGCGCGCTATCATTTGTTGCCGCTTAATCAACATGAAGTACAGCAGTATTTAAGTTATCGCTTAAAAGTGGCAGGTTGTGAACGGCCCATCTTTACAAATAGCGCGATAAAAAAATTATTTCAACTTAGTGGCGGTATTCCGCGCTTAGTAAATTTAATGGCAGATAGAGCATTACTAGCGGCTTATAGCCAACAACAAGCGTTAGTAAATGAGAAATTAGTGTTACGCGCCGCCAGTGAAACTTTACCTCTGACTGATTCGGTGCAGCAGGCTAAGTTGCCCAGTTGGTTCTGGCCGTTGCTAGGTTGTTCGGCTATAGTGCTTGGCTTTAGTTTAGCGGTAATACTGTTACCCCTGTTACAAAAATAA
- a CDS encoding multifunctional CCA addition/repair protein produces the protein MQIYLVGGAVRDTLLNYPFTERDWVVVGATPQQLLDLGYQQVGKDFPVFLHPKTKEEYALARTERKNGQGYTGFAVYADPDVTLEQDLMRRDLTINAIAKHQNGQLVDPFGGVNDIKNKVLRHVSPAFSEDPLRVLRVARFYARYAHLGFTVADETLNLMHDISQSGELKTISPERIWVETAKALQERTPDAFISVLQQTSALEQLMPEVAALWGVPQPEKWHPEIDTGIHTLLVLQQAAKLSQRLDIRFAAVVHDVGKGATNPANWPAHHGHDHSGLKLIEQLCQRLRVPNDCKDLALLVCKYHQIIHNALELKPATVLKMFNSIDLWRKPERLNAILLACTADLRGRTGFEQAQYPQAEYLTYLAKAASKVNAQEVMAKGITGADIKPALQQLRLEALTLAKQQWSAEAG, from the coding sequence ATGCAAATTTATCTGGTTGGGGGCGCAGTACGCGACACACTTTTAAACTATCCGTTCACTGAGCGTGATTGGGTGGTGGTCGGCGCAACGCCTCAACAGCTTTTAGATTTAGGCTACCAACAAGTTGGCAAAGATTTTCCGGTTTTTCTTCATCCTAAAACTAAAGAAGAATATGCACTGGCACGTACTGAGCGTAAAAATGGCCAAGGCTATACCGGCTTTGCCGTATATGCCGATCCCGATGTTACACTAGAACAAGATTTAATGCGTCGCGATCTGACTATAAACGCCATTGCCAAGCATCAAAATGGCCAGTTGGTTGACCCTTTTGGCGGCGTTAACGATATTAAAAACAAAGTATTACGCCATGTTTCCCCTGCTTTTAGTGAAGATCCGCTTCGGGTATTACGTGTCGCCCGCTTCTATGCTCGATATGCCCATTTAGGCTTTACCGTGGCCGACGAAACCTTAAATTTAATGCACGATATTAGCCAAAGCGGCGAGCTTAAGACTATTAGCCCTGAGCGTATTTGGGTTGAAACCGCCAAAGCTTTGCAAGAACGTACGCCTGACGCCTTTATTAGCGTATTACAGCAAACTTCAGCACTAGAGCAATTGATGCCTGAAGTTGCGGCATTATGGGGCGTGCCGCAACCTGAAAAATGGCATCCAGAAATTGATACCGGTATTCATACCTTACTAGTGTTACAGCAAGCCGCTAAACTAAGCCAACGGCTGGATATCCGCTTTGCGGCGGTTGTTCATGATGTCGGTAAAGGGGCTACTAATCCAGCAAACTGGCCTGCCCACCATGGCCACGATCACAGCGGTTTAAAATTAATTGAACAATTATGCCAACGTCTACGAGTGCCCAATGACTGTAAAGATTTAGCCTTACTGGTCTGCAAGTATCATCAAATTATTCACAACGCCCTTGAGCTAAAACCGGCCACCGTGCTTAAAATGTTTAATAGCATTGATTTATGGCGCAAGCCAGAGCGGTTAAATGCCATATTATTAGCATGTACCGCCGACTTACGTGGTCGCACTGGTTTTGAACAAGCGCAATATCCACAAGCGGAATACTTAACTTATTTAGCCAAGGCGGCAAGTAAAGTAAATGCTCAAGAAGTAATGGCAAAAGGTATTACTGGCGCCGATATTAAACCAGCCTTACAACAGCTGCGTTTAGAGGCGCTAACGCTGGCTAAACAACAATGGTCTGCTGAAGCGGGCTAG
- a CDS encoding undecaprenyl-diphosphate phosphatase — MSTVEVIILAIIQGITEFLPISSSAHLILPSAIFGWQDQGIVFDVAVHVGTLFAVMLYFRQDIANLTVGWVKSLGGQHSTDSKLAWWVILATIPAGLAGLFAADLIELYLRSPYVIAITTIVFGLALWFADAKAKQIQTMESLTWRQALLIGIAQAVALIPGTSRSGITMTAALMLGLDRISAARFSFLLSIPIIILSGGYQGLKLLSTPANYDVNAILLGTGLSFISALICIHLFLKVINRMGMLPFVIYRLLLGVLLIAVLNGV; from the coding sequence GTGAGTACAGTAGAAGTTATTATCCTTGCGATTATTCAAGGCATAACCGAGTTTTTACCTATTTCTTCCTCTGCCCATCTTATTTTACCGTCTGCTATTTTTGGTTGGCAAGATCAAGGTATTGTGTTTGATGTTGCCGTGCATGTCGGGACCCTATTTGCGGTGATGTTATATTTTCGTCAAGATATCGCCAATTTAACCGTGGGTTGGGTTAAGTCGTTAGGTGGCCAACATAGTACTGATAGCAAACTAGCGTGGTGGGTAATATTAGCCACGATACCCGCTGGTTTAGCTGGCTTGTTTGCTGCTGATTTAATCGAACTGTATTTACGCTCGCCTTATGTAATTGCTATTACCACTATCGTTTTTGGTTTAGCACTGTGGTTTGCCGATGCTAAAGCAAAACAAATTCAAACTATGGAGAGCTTAACCTGGCGCCAAGCATTATTAATTGGTATTGCCCAAGCTGTGGCGTTAATACCTGGTACCTCGCGCTCGGGTATTACGATGACGGCTGCGTTAATGTTAGGTTTAGACCGAATTAGTGCTGCGCGGTTTTCGTTTTTATTATCTATTCCGATTATTATTTTAAGCGGTGGTTATCAAGGCCTGAAGTTGCTTTCTACACCGGCAAATTACGATGTGAATGCCATATTATTAGGCACCGGCTTATCTTTTATTAGTGCCTTAATTTGCATTCATTTGTTTTTAAAAGTGATAAATCGCATGGGTATGTTGCCGTTTGTTATTTACCGTTTATTGCTAGGGGTATTATTAATTGCCGTATTAAACGGCGTCTAA
- the folK gene encoding 2-amino-4-hydroxy-6-hydroxymethyldihydropteridine diphosphokinase, protein MALIYISVGSNMNRDYHIRQGVSALQQHLGALQLSSVYESEAVGFSGDSFYNLVVGATTTLSIAECKTLFKHIEDQYGRDRTAERFSGRTLDLDLLTFDSLICQQPVQLPRAEITENAFVLWPLAEIAPEQIHPLTQQTYAELWQNYAKAQKLWPVPFDWSHLQ, encoded by the coding sequence ATGGCGCTAATTTATATTAGCGTGGGTAGCAATATGAATCGTGACTATCATATTCGCCAAGGTGTAAGCGCCTTACAGCAACATTTAGGTGCTTTGCAATTATCATCGGTTTATGAAAGTGAAGCGGTTGGTTTTAGTGGCGATAGTTTTTATAATTTAGTGGTCGGTGCGACGACTACGTTATCTATAGCTGAGTGTAAAACTCTGTTTAAACACATTGAAGACCAATATGGCCGCGATCGTACCGCTGAGCGCTTTAGTGGTCGAACGTTAGATTTAGACTTGCTAACTTTTGATTCGTTAATTTGTCAGCAACCGGTGCAATTGCCGCGTGCAGAAATAACTGAAAATGCCTTTGTATTGTGGCCATTAGCCGAAATTGCCCCTGAGCAAATTCATCCCCTTACCCAGCAAACCTATGCCGAGTTATGGCAAAACTATGCTAAAGCGCAAAAATTATGGCCAGTGCCATTTGATTGGAGTCATCTGCAGTGA
- the folB gene encoding dihydroneopterin aldolase, producing MDIVFIKQLQINTVIGVYEWEKNIQQRLLIDLELSTDIRIAAANDDIRQALDYAIIAERIKQFVTAKPIELIETVAEQVANLLLTEFATLSVKVTVCKPDALSDAQTVGVTIIRSATECSETVDIAVVRGNG from the coding sequence ATGGACATAGTTTTTATAAAACAGCTACAAATTAATACGGTAATTGGCGTTTATGAATGGGAAAAAAATATTCAACAGCGCTTATTAATCGATTTAGAGCTAAGTACCGATATTCGTATTGCAGCGGCGAATGATGATATTCGTCAGGCATTAGATTACGCCATTATAGCAGAGCGCATAAAGCAATTTGTTACCGCTAAACCGATTGAGTTAATTGAAACGGTGGCCGAGCAAGTTGCAAATTTGTTACTGACTGAGTTTGCTACGCTCAGCGTTAAAGTCACTGTTTGTAAACCAGATGCATTATCGGATGCCCAAACCGTAGGTGTGACTATTATCCGCAGTGCTACTGAATGCAGTGAAACTGTGGACATCGCCGTCGTAAGAGGTAACGGCTAA
- the plsY gene encoding glycerol-3-phosphate 1-O-acyltransferase PlsY, protein MTPLIGIMLLGAYLCGSISSAVLVSQLFGLPDPRKHGSGNPGATNVLRLGGKLPASLVLVFDLLKGTIPVWGSYFLNIEPFYLGLVAVSACIGHIFPIFFGFEGGKAVATAFGAMLPIGLDLGGLLFASWILLIGITGYSSLAAIITVSLAPLFTWFIKPLYTVPVSMLSILIILRHHENIVRLWRGKESKVWDKTKRIRE, encoded by the coding sequence ATGACCCCGCTGATAGGAATTATGCTGCTTGGTGCTTACTTGTGCGGTTCTATCTCGTCTGCAGTGCTGGTTAGTCAGTTGTTTGGTTTACCCGATCCTCGCAAACATGGTTCAGGTAATCCTGGTGCTACCAATGTATTACGCTTAGGCGGTAAGTTACCGGCTAGTTTAGTTTTAGTGTTTGATTTACTTAAAGGCACTATCCCTGTTTGGGGCTCATACTTTTTAAATATCGAACCTTTCTACCTTGGCTTAGTCGCTGTAAGCGCCTGTATCGGCCACATTTTCCCTATCTTTTTTGGTTTTGAAGGCGGCAAAGCCGTTGCTACTGCTTTTGGTGCCATGTTACCTATCGGCTTAGATTTAGGCGGTTTATTATTTGCCAGCTGGATATTATTAATTGGTATAACCGGCTATTCATCTTTAGCGGCCATTATTACGGTTAGTTTGGCCCCACTGTTCACTTGGTTTATTAAACCCCTGTATACCGTGCCGGTTTCTATGCTGAGCATTCTGATTATCTTGCGCCACCACGAAAACATCGTCCGCTTATGGCGTGGTAAAGAAAGCAAGGTATGGGATAAAACTAAACGCATTCGCGAATAG
- the tsaD gene encoding tRNA (adenosine(37)-N6)-threonylcarbamoyltransferase complex transferase subunit TsaD: protein MRVLGIETSCDETGIAIYDGEQGLLSHVLYSQIPIHADYGGVVPELASRDHIRKTIPLIKQALAEANCDAASIDGVAYTAGPGLAGALLVGATIGRSLAMAWQKPALAVHHMEGHLLAPMLEENAPGFPFLALLVSGGHTQLVAVEGIGQYQLLGESIDDAAGEAFDKTAKLMGLEYPGGPLLAKLALQGDAKKYRFPRPMTDRPGLDFSFSGLKTSAANVIAKEGNSPEVQANIAASFQQAVVDTLVIKCKRALEQTGYKRLVIAGGVSANTSLREQLTLLLNRFGGEVFYPRKEFCTDNGAMIAFAGYQRLAAGQQQDLTIGVTPRWPMQDLPPI, encoded by the coding sequence ATGCGAGTTTTAGGTATCGAAACTTCTTGCGATGAGACCGGTATTGCTATTTATGATGGTGAGCAAGGTTTACTCAGCCATGTACTTTATAGCCAAATTCCTATTCACGCTGATTATGGCGGCGTGGTGCCTGAGCTTGCTTCTCGTGATCATATTCGTAAAACCATTCCGTTAATTAAACAAGCGTTAGCAGAGGCTAATTGTGATGCTGCTAGCATTGATGGCGTGGCTTATACTGCAGGCCCTGGCTTAGCCGGAGCCTTATTAGTTGGCGCCACTATAGGCCGCTCGTTAGCTATGGCATGGCAAAAACCAGCATTAGCAGTGCATCATATGGAAGGGCACTTATTAGCGCCTATGCTAGAAGAGAATGCGCCAGGGTTTCCATTTCTAGCTTTATTAGTCTCTGGCGGCCATACCCAATTAGTGGCGGTTGAAGGCATTGGTCAGTATCAATTACTGGGCGAATCTATTGACGATGCAGCCGGTGAAGCCTTTGATAAAACGGCTAAGTTAATGGGTTTAGAATATCCAGGTGGGCCATTATTGGCGAAATTAGCCCTGCAAGGCGATGCCAAAAAATATCGTTTTCCACGCCCCATGACTGACAGACCTGGCTTAGATTTTAGCTTTAGTGGTTTAAAAACCTCTGCTGCTAATGTGATTGCTAAAGAAGGTAATAGCCCAGAAGTGCAGGCGAATATTGCAGCGTCATTTCAACAAGCGGTGGTGGATACCTTAGTCATTAAATGCAAACGCGCGTTAGAGCAAACGGGTTACAAACGCTTAGTGATTGCCGGCGGTGTCAGTGCCAATACGTCTTTACGTGAGCAGTTAACGCTGTTATTAAACCGTTTTGGCGGTGAAGTGTTTTATCCGCGCAAAGAATTTTGCACAGATAATGGCGCCATGATTGCTTTTGCCGGTTATCAGCGCTTAGCCGCGGGCCAACAGCAAGATTTAACTATAGGCGTAACACCGCGTTGGCCGATGCAGGATTTGCCGCCAATTTAG
- the rpsU gene encoding 30S ribosomal protein S21, which yields MPVVKVKENEPFDVALRRFKRSCEKAGVLADVRAKEFYEKPTWIRKRKKAAAVKRHAKKLSRENARRIKLY from the coding sequence ATGCCTGTAGTTAAAGTAAAAGAGAACGAACCGTTTGACGTAGCATTACGTCGTTTCAAACGCTCATGTGAAAAAGCTGGCGTTTTAGCAGACGTACGTGCAAAAGAATTCTACGAGAAGCCTACTTGGATCCGTAAGCGTAAAAAAGCTGCAGCAGTTAAGCGTCATGCTAAAAAACTGTCACGCGAAAACGCACGTCGTATCAAGCTTTACTAA
- the dnaG gene encoding DNA primase has product MAGQIPRQFIDDLLARTDIVELIDHRVPLKKTGRNYAACCPFHSEKSPSFTVSPDKQFYHCFGCGANGNAISFLMEFEQLEFVESIEELAQLHHLEIPREQSIHPQRPAAQADDYSLMQQAADYYQQQLQQHPDSPSVKDYLAQRGINQQTMADFAIGYAPDGWDNILKRLSPSNNKPLREQLVELRLINRSDSGREYDFFRQRLMFPIRDRRGRVIAFGGRILGDGTPKYLNSPETRLFHKGRELYGLYEARQQPGHLEQVLVVEGYMDVVALAEQDIRFAVACLGTATTSDHMHTLFRYTPRVVCCYDGDRAGLDAAWRALQSALPQLKDGVELNFVFLPQGEDPDSLVQKEGKTAFLQRITDAVPLTQYFFQRLIQEHNPATDAGKSALSVQATELIKQIPSEFYRETLLDKLANLLGQTRQQQKKSTTKAANKLKPAKIKITPMRRAIGLLLQYPNLVNIMPDAPELAHSNIPGIGLLLSLQQRLQQQPSLTTAQLLEHWRDLPEHNILLKLASWQHQIEPEQLSQEFVDTFHSIEDQYLQQRLEALERKDKLEQLSKVEWHEYKLLLQALKSKKPKLAT; this is encoded by the coding sequence GTGGCCGGACAAATCCCAAGACAATTTATCGATGACTTACTAGCCCGCACCGATATAGTCGAACTTATAGATCACCGTGTACCGTTAAAAAAAACCGGTAGGAATTATGCCGCCTGTTGCCCATTCCATAGCGAAAAATCACCGTCTTTTACCGTAAGCCCAGATAAACAGTTTTATCATTGTTTTGGCTGTGGTGCTAACGGCAATGCTATAAGCTTTTTGATGGAATTTGAGCAACTTGAGTTTGTTGAAAGTATTGAGGAATTAGCCCAGCTACATCATCTTGAAATTCCTCGAGAACAAAGTATTCATCCGCAACGCCCAGCAGCCCAAGCCGATGATTACAGTTTAATGCAGCAAGCAGCTGACTACTATCAACAACAGTTACAACAACATCCTGATAGCCCTAGCGTCAAAGACTATTTAGCTCAACGTGGTATTAACCAGCAAACGATGGCTGATTTTGCTATTGGCTATGCACCTGATGGCTGGGACAATATATTAAAACGGCTTAGCCCAAGTAATAACAAGCCACTACGCGAACAACTGGTTGAACTACGTTTAATTAATCGCAGTGATAGCGGCCGTGAATACGATTTTTTCCGCCAGCGTTTAATGTTCCCTATCCGAGATCGTCGCGGCCGAGTTATTGCTTTTGGTGGTCGTATTTTAGGTGATGGCACACCCAAATATTTAAATTCACCTGAAACCCGATTATTCCATAAAGGCCGTGAATTATATGGCTTATATGAAGCGCGGCAACAACCAGGACATTTAGAGCAAGTCTTGGTGGTTGAAGGCTATATGGATGTGGTTGCGTTAGCAGAGCAAGATATTCGCTTTGCTGTAGCCTGCTTAGGCACTGCGACTACTAGCGACCATATGCACACTTTATTTCGTTACACGCCAAGAGTGGTATGTTGTTATGACGGCGACCGTGCCGGTTTAGATGCCGCATGGCGCGCACTACAAAGTGCCCTGCCGCAACTAAAAGACGGTGTAGAGTTAAATTTTGTATTTTTACCCCAAGGTGAAGATCCGGATTCTTTAGTGCAAAAAGAAGGCAAAACTGCCTTTTTACAGCGTATTACTGATGCCGTACCGCTAACCCAATATTTTTTCCAGCGCTTAATCCAAGAACACAATCCAGCTACTGATGCCGGAAAATCAGCGCTATCAGTGCAAGCGACTGAGTTAATTAAACAAATTCCTAGTGAGTTTTATCGAGAAACGCTGTTAGATAAGCTCGCTAACTTGTTGGGACAAACCCGGCAGCAGCAAAAAAAATCGACAACTAAAGCAGCGAATAAACTAAAACCTGCTAAAATTAAAATCACGCCAATGCGCCGAGCCATTGGTTTATTGCTGCAGTACCCCAACTTAGTAAATATAATGCCAGATGCACCTGAACTGGCACACAGTAATATCCCTGGTATAGGCTTATTACTTTCTTTACAACAAAGACTGCAACAGCAGCCGTCACTGACAACAGCGCAATTATTAGAACACTGGCGAGATTTACCTGAACATAATATTTTGCTAAAACTGGCGTCATGGCAGCACCAAATTGAACCTGAACAGTTGTCACAAGAGTTTGTAGACACTTTTCACTCAATTGAAGACCAATATCTACAACAAAGGCTTGAAGCCCTTGAACGCAAAGACAAGCTAGAACAGCTGTCAAAAGTAGAGTGGCACGAATACAAATTACTGTTACAAGCGCTGAAAAGCAAAAAACCAAAGCTTGCGACCTAA